In the genome of Rhodamnia argentea isolate NSW1041297 chromosome 3, ASM2092103v1, whole genome shotgun sequence, one region contains:
- the LOC115728033 gene encoding coatomer subunit delta has translation MVVLAASIVSKSGKVLVSRQFVDMSRIRIEGLLAAFPKLVGMGKQHTYVETENVRYVYQPIEALYLLLVTNKQSNILEDLETLRLLSKLVPEYSLSLDEDGIGKTAFELIFAFDEVISLGHKENVTVAQVKQYCEMESHEEKLHKLVRQSKINETKDVMKRKASEIDKSKIEKSRGDKGGFKGLQGMGSGRLESSFSEMSISSSGSGFGSGSGFGPSTDIDSFSTKPKGRPPSSANAPPKGLGMQLGKTQRANQFLESLKAEGEVILEDVQPKAAASKLAAAPLTDPITLTVEEKINVTLKRDGGMSNFDVQGTLSLQILDQEDGLIQVQIVTGGNPAILFKTHPNINKELFNSESILSLKDPNRPFPTGQAGDAAGVGLLKWRMQSTDESMVPLSINCWPSVSGNETYVSIEYEASSMFDLRNVVISVPLPALREAPNVRQIDGEWRYDSRNSILEWSIVLIDNSNRSGSMEFVVPPADSSVFFPISVQFSATSTFSDLKVVNILPLRGGSPPKFSQRTHLITENYQVI, from the exons GTGGTTCTTGCAGCTTCTATAGTGAGCAAGTCTGGGAAAG TGCTTGTTTCTCGGCAGTTTGTTGACATGTCTCGAATTAGAATCGAGGGTCTTCTTGCTGCTTTCCCGAAATTAGTTGGTATGGGAAAGCAGCATACATATGTTGAAACCGAGAATGTTCGCTATGTTTACCAGCCAATAGAAGCTCTGTACTTGCTTCTCGTTACCAACAAGCAAAGCAACATTCTTGAAGATCTGGAAACCCTTAGGCTTCTCTCCAAGCTT GTACCTGAGTATTCTTTATCTCTCGATGAAGATGGGATAGGCAAAACAGCCTTTGAGCTGATTTTTGCCTTTGATGAAGTTATCTCTCTTGGGCACAAGGAAAATGTCACTGTTGCGCAGGTCAAGCAATACTGTGAGATGGAAAGTCACGAAGAAAAGCTGCACAAGCTAGTAAGGCAAAGCAAGATCAATGAAACTAAGGATGTTATGAAGCGCAAAGCTAGTGAGATTGACAAAAGCAAG ATCGAGAAGTCTAGAGGTGACAAAGGAGGGTTTAAGGGTCTTCAAGGAATGGGGTCTGGAAGACTTGAGAGTAGCTTTAGTGAGATGAGCATTTCCAGCAGTGGAAGTGGCTTTGGAAGTGGGTCTGGATTTGGTCCAAGCACTGATATTGATTCCTTTTCTACTAAGCCTAAAG GCCGTCCACCTTCATCTGCCAATGCTCCCCCCAAAGGTTTGGGTATGCAGCTTGGTAAGACCCAACGGGCAAATCAGTTCTTGGAAAGCTTGAAGGCTGAAGGTGAAGTAATTCTGGAAGATGTCCAGCCAAAAGCTGCTGCGTCTAAATTGGCTGCTGCTCCACTAACTGATCCCATCACTTTGACTGTTGAGGAGAAAATCAATGTGACACTCAAACGTGATGGTGGAATGAGCAATTTTGATGTCCAGGGAACATTGTCACTTCAAATTCTAGACCAAGAGGATGGGCTTATCCAGGTTCAG aTTGTAACTGGGGGTAATCCAGCCATCCTTTTCAAGACACATCCTAACATCAACAAAGAGTTATTCAACAGTGAGAGTATTCTAAGCCTAAAAGATCCAAACCGGCCTTTTCCAACTGGTCAAGCTGGTGATGCTGCAGGTGTAGGTCTTCTGAAGTGGAGAATGCAAAGTACTGATGAGTCTATGGTGCCTCTGTCAA TAAATTGCTGGCCTTCTGTTTCTGGAAATGAAACTTATGTAAGCATTGAATATGAGGCTTCATCAATGTTTGATTTGAGAAATGTTGTGATTTCCGTACCACTTCCAGCTCTTAGAGAAGCCCCGAATGTGAGGCAGATTGATGGCGAGTGGAG ATATGACTCTAGAAATTCTATCTTGGAGTGGTCAATCGTTCTTATTGACAATTCAAACCGCAG TGGCTCAATGGAGTTTGTTGTTCCCCCGGCAGATTCTTCTGTATTTTTCCCCATATCTGTGCAGTTCTCAGCTACTAGCACATTTAGTGACTTAAAG GTTGTGAATATCTTGCCTCTGCGAGGTGGATCGCCTCCCAAGTTTTCTCAGAGAACGCATTTGATCACCGAGAACTACCAAGTTATCTGA
- the LOC125314279 gene encoding zinc finger A20 and AN1 domain-containing stress-associated protein 11-like, whose protein sequence is MGQTDPPSVRLTATEFSRRPPTIRWRRPVAAILLRPFAGRRRAPAASRRVSPYPITRRRRSLSHSTADISSAPTTSSSSSSSSAAGTLDVKFSVEKVHRELFCSEHRYFDRHDCNYDYKAAGREAIARENPVVKAAKIVQSLMI, encoded by the exons ATGGGGCAGA cTGACCCTCCGTCGGTGCGGCTGACCGCCACCGAATTCAGCCGCCGTCCGCCGACCATCCGCTGgcgccgcccggtcgccgctATACTCCTCCGTCCcttcgccggtcgccgccgtgCTCCTGCTGCCAGTCGCCGTGTGTCGCCGTACCCCATcacccgccgccgccgatcgctGTCGCACTCCACCGCCGATATCTCCTCCGCCCCCaccacttcctcctcctcctcctcctcctccgccgccggcaCCTTGGATGTCAAGTTCTCCGTGGAGAAGGTTCACAG AGAACTCTTCTGCTCGGAGCACCGGTACTTCGATCGGCACGACTGCAACTACGACTACAAGGCGGCCGGCCGTGAGGCGATCGCGAGGGAGAATCCGGTGGTGAAAGCCGCGAAGATCGTTCAGAGTCTGATGATCTGA
- the LOC115728034 gene encoding UPF0481 protein At3g47200-like gives MAGRNIWGLKQLRLQMLCKRGNFEAICRRWSSSTSSQVHGNCKASLLKKLNAKIPEESDNVCVYRVPAKLRQVEAEAYDPSIVSIGPYHRGDRHLKEMEELKLKFFHRVFGSKQEREVELERVISAMEELEPKARSCYADEVKLSRDEFVDMMVIDGCFILQLLREVGSCRSSSSLVQRWMLPTLRRDLIKLENQLPMIVLRELLDVIDDSSQCECSVLSLQDLTLKFFNPLLQRDSHMNAAGATATMSRTCHFLDLFRSSILPEIQDQDRKRQPRMIQSITELTEAGVMLEKSQNDRALDIQSEGRVLKIPPLHIDDHRGTLFRNMVAFEQCHKKCKPDATAYVFFFDGLVNSEGDVEILHYKGIVHHSLGSNKEAANLVNKLCKEVDWDGEESYLHKVVCDDIDVYFMSRYARLRARLVHYYFSNWVVGISTVAGLFALYLTLIQTGCGVADTLEALKENSFWAYLSDSFSLLFSRPSTPIPDPEYSNQE, from the coding sequence ATGGCAGGTAGAAACATTTGGGGGTTGAAGCAGTTGCGTCTGCAGATGCTATGCAAAAGAGGGAACTTTGAAGCTATTTGCAGGAGATGGTCCTCCTCAACATCATCACAAGTGCATGGGAATTGCAAAGCCTCCCTGCTGAAGAAGTTGAACGCCAAGATTCCTGAAGAGAGCGACAATGTCTGCGTCTACCGAGTCCCCGCGAAACTGCGTCAAGTAGAGGCAGAGGCGTACGATCCGAGCATCGTATCGATCGGTCCTTACCATCGCGGAGATCGACACTTGAAAGAAATGGAGGAGCTAAAGCTGAAATTCTTCCACAGGGTTTTCGGGTCGAAACAGGAACGTGAAGTTGAACTAGAGAGAGTGATCTCGGCAATGGAGGAGCTCGAACCCAAGGCTAGGAGTTGTTATGCCGACGAAGTTAAGCTGAGCAGAGACGAGTTCGTTGATATGATGGTCATCGATGGCTGCTTCATCCTGCAGCTCCTGAGGGAGGTCGGCAGCTGTCGTTCTTCTTCGTCCCTCGTTCAAAGGTGGATGTTGCCGACGCTGCGCCGTGATTTAATCAAGCTCGAAAACCAGCTCCCAATGATAGTTCTGCGTGAATTGCTCGATGTGATCGATGATAGTTCGCAATGCGAATGCTCGGTTCTTTCCCTACAGGATCTCACTTTGAAGTTCTTCAATCCGTTATTGCAGAGGGACTCGCATATGAATGCGGCCGGTGCCACCGCTACAATGAGTAGGACCTGTCACTTTCTTGATCTTTTCCGATCCAGCATTCTCCCGGAGATACAGGATCAGGACCGGAAAAGGCAACCGCGCATGATCCAATCTATAACCGAGTTGACGGAAGCAGGAGTTATGCTGGAGAAGTCACAGAATGACAGGGCATTAGATATTCAATCTGAGGGACGGGTCCTGAAGATTCCACCACTGCACATAGACGATCACAGAGGCACGTTGTTCCGCAACATGGTGGCCTTCGAGCAATGCCACAAGAAATGCAAACCCGATGCAACAGCATATGTGTTCTTCTTCGACGGACTCGTGAACTCGGAAGGCGATGTGGAGATTCTCCATTACAAAGGCATAGTCCACCACTCCCTTGGAAGTAACAAGGAGGCGGCGAATTTGGTGAACAAGCTGTGCAAAGAAGTGGACTGGGACGGAGAAGAGTCGTATCTGCACAAAGTGGTGTGCGACGACATTGACGTCTACTTCATGAGCAGGTATGCAAGGCTCAGAGCACGCCTTGTTCACTACTACTTCAGCAACTGGGTGGTCGGGATTTCGACGGTGGCAGGATTGTTCGCGCTTTATCTGACATTAATCCAAACAGGTTGTGGAGTCGCTGACACACTGGAAGCGCTGAAGGAGAATAGCTTCTGGGCATACCTAAGTGATTCCTTTTCTCTGCTCTTCTCTCGCCCCTCCACCCCTATTCCAGATCCAGAGTATTCGAACCAGGAATGA